The Streptomyces clavuligerus genome includes a region encoding these proteins:
- a CDS encoding S1 family peptidase, producing the protein MPTFTERAAAVLMTSALAVTGLAATATPAAAIHGGQNTTVTDHPYAMLLVTPDGQQVCGGTLVEPTKVLTAAHCVDGLATTDLQVIGGRTEVAGTKGTVRAIRSIALHPRYNEGGFLANDAAVITLTASMPYRTLPVAGPKDTALYAVGSTAKAVGWGRIARDTPATRLKSAQLTLSPIAACDPFTDTGDSLARKVCGTPPAGTQNSICRGDSGGPLIAGGKVIGVVTTGNKYCDTEHLKSVFTRTSAVAADLGLRTG; encoded by the coding sequence ATGCCCACGTTCACCGAACGAGCCGCCGCCGTCCTCATGACCTCCGCGCTCGCCGTGACCGGCCTCGCCGCGACCGCCACCCCGGCCGCCGCCATCCACGGCGGGCAGAACACGACCGTCACGGACCACCCGTACGCGATGCTGCTGGTCACCCCCGACGGCCAGCAGGTCTGCGGCGGCACACTGGTGGAGCCCACCAAGGTGCTCACGGCCGCGCACTGCGTCGACGGCCTGGCCACGACCGATCTCCAGGTCATCGGCGGCCGTACGGAGGTGGCGGGCACCAAGGGAACCGTGCGGGCCATCCGCTCCATCGCCCTGCACCCCCGGTACAACGAGGGCGGCTTCCTGGCCAACGACGCCGCCGTGATCACGCTCACCGCGTCGATGCCGTACCGGACGCTGCCCGTCGCGGGCCCGAAGGACACCGCCCTCTACGCCGTCGGCAGCACCGCGAAGGCCGTGGGCTGGGGCCGGATCGCCCGTGACACCCCGGCCACCCGGCTGAAGTCGGCGCAGCTCACCCTCTCGCCGATCGCCGCGTGCGACCCGTTCACCGACACCGGCGACTCGCTCGCCCGCAAGGTCTGCGGCACCCCGCCCGCGGGCACCCAGAACAGCATCTGCCGGGGCGACTCGGGCGGCCCGCTCATCGCGGGCGGCAAGGTGATCGGCGTGGTCACCACCGGCAACAAGTACTGCGACACCGAGCACCTGAAGTCGGTCTTCACCCGCACCAGCGCCGTCGCGGCCGACCTCGGGCTGCGCACCGGCTGA